The Kitasatospora setae KM-6054 genome contains a region encoding:
- a CDS encoding TniQ family protein — translation MNVQEHGRCSDLRELPLHVRFLPNESTGSYVTRLAERNGLSVGYLLEIVGEGKSRVVAPHLTELYLNRPAAERLARLAGRPLPVLQRALASLGEEYLLTGSGEHPVWKWPWAVTDGYLVRACALCAARRGVTEPAWLMVPDTWSVCGEHARWTDNSRDTAWPWTDLRPWPQVLDAHRRLACLGRRMGKVGRALMADAFSMMADRQVRSLYGRAPRWFAEAADRLGERRAAPFLAYPEAVRVARVLARSERHRLAGALTWEEYRRWHAQAVAELGPAFSPVLTVWMARHQPQTSVAARKAGVRPPLAAPHKVVGALASVAQLSCLPGELGAGTFDRPYL, via the coding sequence GTGAACGTGCAGGAGCATGGCCGCTGTTCGGACCTGCGGGAGCTGCCGCTGCATGTGCGCTTCCTGCCGAACGAGTCGACCGGTTCGTACGTGACCCGGCTCGCCGAGCGCAACGGGCTGAGTGTGGGCTACCTGCTGGAGATCGTGGGTGAGGGCAAGAGCCGGGTGGTTGCGCCCCACCTGACCGAGCTCTACCTCAACCGGCCCGCGGCCGAGCGTCTGGCCCGGCTCGCCGGCCGGCCCCTGCCCGTGCTGCAACGGGCCTTGGCGAGTCTGGGCGAGGAGTACCTACTGACGGGCTCCGGGGAGCACCCGGTGTGGAAGTGGCCGTGGGCCGTGACGGACGGCTACCTGGTACGGGCGTGCGCGCTGTGCGCGGCCCGGCGCGGGGTCACCGAGCCGGCGTGGCTGATGGTGCCCGACACCTGGAGCGTGTGCGGCGAGCATGCCCGGTGGACGGACAACTCGCGCGACACGGCGTGGCCGTGGACCGATCTGCGGCCGTGGCCGCAGGTCCTTGACGCCCACCGCCGGTTGGCGTGTCTGGGCCGGCGGATGGGAAAGGTGGGGCGGGCGCTGATGGCGGACGCCTTCTCCATGATGGCCGACCGCCAGGTGCGGTCCTTGTACGGACGGGCGCCGCGCTGGTTCGCCGAAGCCGCGGACCGGCTCGGGGAACGGCGGGCGGCACCGTTCCTGGCGTATCCGGAGGCGGTCCGGGTCGCGCGGGTCCTGGCGCGCAGCGAGCGGCACCGGCTGGCGGGGGCGTTGACGTGGGAGGAGTACCGGCGTTGGCACGCGCAGGCGGTGGCCGAACTGGGCCCGGCGTTCAGCCCGGTCCTGACCGTCTGGATGGCCCGGCATCAGCCGCAGACGTCCGTGGCGGCGCGCAAGGCAGGGGTCCGGCCGCCGCTGGCCGCTCCGCACAAGGTGGTCGGCGCGCTGGCGTCGGTGGCGCAACTGAGCTGTCTGCCGGGCGAGCTGGGCGCCGGAACCTTCGACCGGCCCTACCTGTGA
- a CDS encoding DEAD/DEAH box helicase, producing MSREPRSLREHQQQAIEAATATLGLLPRATVIAACGTGKTLIAIRVAEHFAGQGNVLVLMPTLDLVAQTIRRWREDSSIHRMTAVCSSGRTDYPDITRHVVFTTDPEVLASRLSERPGPAVVFATYASLEVLELAHRRHFLPEWAIVVADEAHHTSGDRGKDWGAVHDDERLPAARRLYMTATPRLWTANSGTRRRKRKPGAPVELASMNDATIYGPVVYRLTLAQAIDRKLLADYRIVVPIIRDEDLREVLHTAEATPEYDGLRLAALQVGLLQAVADYGLRRVVTFHSRIVASQNFADSLPLTAAAISEQDTPPRIWSRAVHSNQTPRQRARCLRQFDTMPLLGSTTRGPLGYQFAILANVKTLGEGVDVPDADGVLFADPKRSAVDIVQSLGRALRQPPGSGKIATLVIPVYLAPGQSTREAMWSSHFSVLWDVLTGLRDHDDRVFHRLTGIRRRRLQDPVLPGPERADEIAPVLDLRTHQIDSGEWADGWNAAVRFVDRHDHFDVPSDYTDSSGFPLGCWVGRHRTHYKAGTLPIERAVALNALGISWPHPPDSFEHHLERAAATASRTGSLAFDPTIPGSDPTLGAWLARMRRRASTSNLESERVDALNAVDPWWNPPWSLRWQHTYTHLRHRLATTTWTIPYHRQADTDTGWNSWLDRQINRRDDLHPGQRHLLHHLARTHPDAHPHTILLSRPATALAAAFTRGLRAARQYHQREGHLDVPAGHCETVDSEQVHLGRWIRQRQRDAAQLTSRQLTALRALGIDPAPHFLQAPADPALTQPAGPIEPPGPPLAAPRIPQPFPHRARSEPADTTAGSSTAPPGTDTAPHHQATAPPAAAVIAQAAPRPTAFEEPWASMLTKAATFAAQHGHLNPAEGALASWLSRQRHLHATGRLATRRRNDLDALGMIWNKHEDAWERGYAHARAFAVRTGHLAVPADEQVEDYNLGTWVRRQRKADLTADQEARLTALDPLWRMAPDWQRSYRRLVAYLAAGGRLTGPVNRTGTPGDERFRPGAWLRMQNRHADTGNLDAHQTALLDALGAWRTHPAQGEPAPYRRAQGSAGCGQPPYARSMAAPPSVPPLRPGPRTDRPAHRPPRSALTPIHQLPAEFRRYIKAARAFRDREGHLDVPPGFVERVEHAKVRLGTWIARQRDKVFRGQLPPLLISELEALDMVWVRR from the coding sequence GTGTCCAGGGAACCGCGCTCACTGCGTGAACACCAGCAGCAGGCGATCGAGGCCGCGACGGCGACGCTGGGACTCCTGCCGAGAGCGACGGTGATCGCAGCGTGCGGCACCGGCAAGACCCTGATTGCGATCCGGGTCGCCGAGCACTTCGCCGGGCAGGGCAACGTCCTGGTGCTCATGCCCACCCTGGACCTGGTCGCCCAGACCATCCGCCGATGGCGCGAGGACAGCAGCATTCACCGCATGACCGCTGTGTGCTCCAGCGGCCGCACCGACTATCCGGACATCACCCGGCATGTCGTCTTCACCACCGACCCCGAAGTCCTCGCCTCCCGGCTCTCCGAGCGCCCCGGGCCGGCCGTGGTCTTCGCCACCTACGCTTCCCTGGAAGTGCTCGAACTCGCCCACCGTCGGCACTTCCTGCCCGAATGGGCGATCGTCGTCGCCGACGAAGCGCACCACACCAGCGGCGACCGCGGCAAGGACTGGGGAGCGGTCCACGACGACGAGCGCCTGCCCGCTGCCCGGCGCCTCTACATGACCGCCACCCCGCGCCTGTGGACGGCGAACAGCGGCACACGCAGACGCAAGCGCAAGCCCGGGGCCCCGGTCGAACTCGCGTCCATGAACGACGCCACCATCTACGGGCCCGTGGTCTACCGCCTCACCCTGGCACAGGCCATCGACCGCAAACTGCTGGCCGACTACCGCATCGTCGTGCCCATCATCCGCGACGAAGACCTGCGCGAGGTCCTCCACACCGCCGAAGCAACCCCCGAGTACGACGGACTGCGGCTGGCCGCCCTGCAGGTGGGCCTCCTGCAAGCCGTCGCCGACTACGGACTGCGCCGCGTGGTCACCTTCCACAGCCGCATCGTTGCCTCCCAGAACTTCGCCGACAGCCTCCCCCTCACCGCCGCCGCCATCAGCGAACAGGACACCCCGCCGCGCATCTGGTCCAGGGCCGTCCACAGCAACCAGACCCCGCGACAACGCGCCCGGTGCCTACGTCAGTTCGACACCATGCCCCTGCTGGGCAGCACGACCCGAGGGCCGCTGGGCTACCAGTTCGCCATCCTGGCCAACGTCAAGACCCTCGGGGAGGGCGTCGACGTCCCCGACGCCGACGGCGTCCTGTTCGCCGACCCCAAACGCAGCGCCGTCGACATCGTCCAGTCCCTCGGGCGCGCCCTGCGCCAGCCCCCGGGCTCCGGCAAGATCGCCACGCTGGTCATCCCGGTCTACCTCGCCCCCGGCCAGTCCACCCGGGAGGCCATGTGGTCCTCCCACTTCTCCGTCCTGTGGGACGTCCTCACCGGACTTCGCGACCACGACGACCGCGTCTTCCACCGCCTCACGGGCATCCGCCGCCGCCGCCTCCAAGACCCTGTCCTCCCCGGTCCTGAACGCGCCGACGAGATCGCCCCCGTCCTCGACCTGCGCACCCACCAGATCGACAGCGGTGAATGGGCGGACGGCTGGAACGCGGCGGTGCGCTTCGTCGACCGGCACGACCACTTCGACGTGCCCAGCGACTACACCGACTCGTCAGGATTTCCCCTCGGCTGCTGGGTCGGCCGTCACCGCACCCACTACAAGGCCGGGACACTGCCCATCGAACGGGCGGTCGCGCTCAATGCCCTCGGCATCTCCTGGCCCCACCCACCGGACAGCTTCGAGCACCACCTGGAACGGGCCGCCGCGACCGCCTCCCGCACCGGAAGCCTCGCCTTCGACCCGACGATCCCCGGCAGCGACCCCACGCTCGGCGCCTGGCTCGCCCGCATGCGCCGACGAGCGAGCACCAGCAACCTGGAGTCCGAACGGGTCGACGCCCTCAACGCCGTCGACCCGTGGTGGAACCCCCCATGGAGCTTGCGCTGGCAGCACACCTACACCCACCTACGTCACCGACTCGCGACCACCACCTGGACGATCCCCTACCACCGGCAGGCCGACACCGACACCGGCTGGAACAGCTGGCTCGACCGCCAGATCAACCGCCGGGACGACCTCCACCCGGGGCAGCGGCATCTCCTGCACCACCTCGCCCGCACCCACCCCGACGCCCACCCCCACACGATCCTCCTGTCCCGCCCCGCCACCGCACTCGCCGCAGCCTTCACCCGCGGACTGCGTGCCGCCCGCCAGTACCACCAGCGCGAAGGCCACCTGGATGTGCCCGCCGGCCACTGCGAGACCGTCGACTCCGAGCAGGTCCACCTCGGACGATGGATCCGCCAGCGCCAACGCGACGCAGCCCAACTGACCAGCCGGCAGCTCACCGCCCTGCGGGCCCTCGGCATCGACCCGGCCCCGCACTTCCTCCAAGCCCCCGCCGACCCCGCCCTCACTCAACCGGCCGGCCCCATAGAACCGCCCGGCCCCCCGCTGGCCGCCCCCCGGATCCCGCAGCCGTTCCCGCACCGCGCCCGATCGGAGCCAGCCGACACCACGGCCGGAAGCAGCACGGCGCCGCCAGGCACAGACACAGCCCCCCACCACCAGGCCACAGCCCCACCAGCCGCTGCCGTCATCGCGCAGGCCGCGCCCAGGCCGACAGCATTCGAGGAGCCGTGGGCCAGCATGCTCACCAAGGCCGCGACCTTCGCCGCACAGCACGGCCACCTCAACCCTGCCGAAGGCGCCCTCGCGAGCTGGCTCTCCCGGCAGCGCCACCTGCACGCCACCGGCCGACTCGCCACCAGACGCCGAAACGACCTGGACGCCCTCGGGATGATCTGGAACAAGCACGAGGACGCCTGGGAGCGCGGCTACGCCCACGCGCGCGCGTTTGCCGTGCGCACTGGCCATCTGGCCGTTCCCGCCGACGAGCAGGTCGAGGACTACAACCTCGGCACGTGGGTGCGTCGCCAGCGAAAGGCCGACCTGACCGCGGATCAGGAAGCACGGCTCACCGCACTGGACCCGCTCTGGCGGATGGCGCCGGACTGGCAGCGCTCATACCGTCGCCTCGTCGCCTACCTGGCAGCCGGCGGCCGCCTCACCGGTCCCGTGAACCGCACCGGGACACCCGGCGACGAACGCTTCCGGCCGGGTGCGTGGCTGCGCATGCAGAACCGACACGCCGACACCGGCAACCTCGACGCGCACCAGACCGCGCTCCTGGACGCCCTCGGAGCCTGGCGAACCCACCCCGCACAGGGCGAGCCCGCGCCGTACCGCAGGGCGCAGGGCAGTGCCGGCTGCGGGCAGCCCCCATACGCCCGGTCGATGGCCGCACCACCATCAGTGCCGCCCCTACGGCCCGGACCCCGAACGGACCGGCCAGCCCATCGGCCGCCGCGGTCCGCCCTCACCCCGATCCACCAACTGCCAGCGGAATTCCGTCGCTACATCAAAGCTGCGCGAGCCTTCCGGGACCGGGAGGGCCACCTGGACGTCCCGCCCGGATTCGTCGAGCGCGTCGAGCACGCCAAGGTCCGCCTCGGCACCTGGATCGCCCGCCAACGCGACAAGGTCTTCCGAGGGCAACTCCCGCCGCTCCTGATCTCAGAACTGGAAGCCCTGGACATGGTGTGGGTGCGCAGATGA
- a CDS encoding nucleotidyltransferase domain-containing protein has protein sequence MKRERATAVLVEMLDRLEQGAWPLNLVEEIHLFGSYARGALEVGDVDVVVEHATDARWTRESLDAFCDGRDSYVTMRQALRGRRRGVSFQFQERKALESEGIDLSLLWRRGEPVVTARQRLAALTPDPAAGRAPRDHVLPSYEAIADLLPRPVRIDLHRLCTEGAVTVAAFSLPDAWPTSARAAAHVQGRWALNSPLRRAAAAALARLESTGQALERVEVHGQHLVYGTADEAVDCFVDLGWRYWRSAERYLDDGQAWFEVLPATARQPLHALHVTPVALA, from the coding sequence ATGAAGCGCGAGCGGGCGACCGCAGTGCTGGTCGAGATGCTCGACCGGCTGGAGCAGGGGGCTTGGCCGTTGAACCTGGTCGAGGAGATCCACCTGTTCGGATCCTACGCCCGGGGTGCTCTGGAAGTAGGGGACGTGGACGTGGTCGTCGAGCACGCCACCGACGCACGCTGGACGCGGGAGTCACTCGACGCCTTCTGCGACGGTCGCGACAGCTATGTGACGATGCGTCAGGCACTTCGGGGCCGTCGACGCGGTGTCAGTTTCCAGTTCCAGGAGCGCAAAGCCCTCGAGAGCGAGGGGATCGATCTCTCCCTGCTGTGGCGGCGCGGTGAGCCGGTCGTCACAGCCCGGCAGCGGCTTGCCGCGCTCACACCCGATCCGGCCGCCGGGCGCGCACCCCGCGACCACGTCCTGCCCTCGTACGAGGCCATCGCCGACCTGCTCCCACGACCGGTCCGCATCGACCTGCACCGCCTGTGCACTGAAGGTGCCGTGACCGTGGCCGCGTTCTCTCTCCCCGACGCCTGGCCGACCTCGGCCAGGGCAGCCGCGCACGTCCAGGGCCGTTGGGCCCTGAACAGCCCGCTTCGCCGCGCGGCGGCCGCCGCCCTTGCCCGCCTGGAGAGCACCGGCCAGGCACTCGAACGCGTCGAGGTCCACGGCCAGCACCTGGTGTACGGCACGGCGGACGAGGCCGTCGACTGCTTCGTCGACCTGGGCTGGCGCTACTGGCGGAGCGCGGAACGCTACCTGGACGACGGCCAGGCGTGGTTCGAGGTCCTGCCGGCCACGGCCCGCCAGCCCTTGCACGCCCTGCACGTGACCCCCGTCGCCCTGGCGTAG
- a CDS encoding UvrD-helicase domain-containing protein, translating to MPTAEQQAAREMFAAGGDLALVAGAGTGKTSTLVLMGQSTPRRGLYVAFNKSIADDAKSRFGSNVECRTAHSLAFQSVGRNYRERISRSARVPAWQTARRLGIDRDLPVNSTRITVKHQARLVMGMVRRFCYTTDRQLMARHLEWVNGLDTGGQDFVARELLPYAARAWEDLQDPGGELRFEHDHYMKMWALTSPVLGADFVLLDEAQDTNPVLEEVFLNQKAQRVCVGDPAQQIYAWRAAKDVMTAFPAEHLELTQSFRFGPGIAAVANRWLCHAESPMRLAGCGPESRIGPVVGADAVLCRTNADALREVIGFLDDGVPVALAGGGAAMERIAQAALELKAGKRTSHPELFLFSSWGEVQEYVEQDSAGSDLKAIVQLVDTHGPEAILAAAQRLTPEEQAKVTVSTAHKAKGREWDTVRIAGGFEAPPLDEDGLQAPLSLPEARLAYVAVTRACRHLDMESMAWLDAYEKTLASGPGAGGRPLLDLSLTGQLKHLASPMSRFMEQHLPDARHVAGDYLKRLPPLPRPVQPLDVAHPKFDALGHAIDYRLRLSLGRDMGGAVAAGVDAMHPRWELPGAPAPKVRSALHTAGVELLDLTRRHLDSEGTYLDEDTLSRLCFVAASYEDIYRIGRVHRFSFLTRADEHTTLRRLTDAVDSYVPDDLAVQMRLAQEPFAALRALPEAQRVCGPVFAGSGDIGGADADFVLGGLLIDCKATTRPRQLGVAEIYQLAGYLLLDYDDEFGIDRVGLYLSRQGHLITWTVPDFLLRLGTTTPLPTLRHRLRDFLHTEAAALASPIGNRVR from the coding sequence ATGCCCACCGCCGAGCAGCAGGCGGCCCGTGAGATGTTCGCCGCCGGCGGCGATCTGGCCCTGGTGGCCGGTGCCGGGACGGGAAAGACGTCCACCCTGGTCCTGATGGGACAGTCGACGCCGCGTCGGGGCCTGTACGTGGCGTTCAACAAGTCGATCGCCGACGACGCGAAGAGCCGGTTCGGGTCGAACGTCGAGTGCCGCACGGCGCACTCGCTGGCGTTCCAGAGCGTGGGGCGCAACTACCGTGAACGGATCAGCCGTTCGGCACGCGTGCCGGCCTGGCAGACCGCGCGCCGGCTCGGGATCGACCGGGACCTGCCGGTGAACTCCACCAGGATCACCGTCAAGCACCAGGCCCGCCTGGTGATGGGGATGGTGCGCCGGTTCTGCTACACCACCGACCGTCAGCTGATGGCCCGTCACCTGGAATGGGTCAACGGCCTGGACACCGGCGGGCAGGACTTCGTCGCCCGCGAGCTCCTGCCGTACGCGGCGCGGGCGTGGGAGGACCTCCAGGACCCGGGAGGGGAGCTGCGGTTCGAGCACGACCACTACATGAAGATGTGGGCTCTGACCTCGCCTGTGCTGGGTGCGGACTTCGTGCTCCTGGACGAGGCCCAGGACACCAACCCCGTGCTGGAGGAGGTCTTCCTCAACCAGAAGGCGCAGCGGGTATGCGTGGGTGATCCCGCACAGCAGATCTACGCCTGGCGGGCGGCGAAGGACGTGATGACCGCGTTCCCCGCCGAACACCTGGAGCTCACACAGTCGTTCCGCTTCGGCCCGGGGATCGCGGCCGTGGCCAACCGGTGGCTCTGCCATGCGGAGTCCCCGATGCGCCTGGCCGGTTGCGGTCCCGAATCGAGGATCGGCCCGGTGGTGGGAGCCGACGCGGTGCTGTGCCGCACCAATGCCGACGCTCTGCGGGAGGTGATCGGTTTCCTCGACGACGGCGTGCCGGTCGCGCTCGCCGGCGGCGGTGCGGCAATGGAGCGGATCGCGCAGGCCGCGCTGGAGCTCAAGGCCGGCAAGCGCACCAGCCATCCGGAGCTGTTCCTGTTCTCCTCCTGGGGCGAGGTGCAGGAGTACGTCGAGCAGGACAGCGCCGGCTCCGACCTCAAGGCGATCGTGCAACTCGTCGACACGCACGGCCCCGAGGCGATCCTCGCCGCTGCCCAGCGTCTTACCCCCGAGGAGCAGGCGAAGGTGACGGTGTCGACCGCGCACAAGGCCAAGGGCCGTGAGTGGGACACCGTGCGGATCGCGGGCGGGTTCGAGGCGCCGCCCCTCGACGAGGACGGACTGCAGGCCCCGCTGTCCCTGCCCGAGGCGCGGCTGGCCTACGTCGCCGTCACCCGCGCCTGCCGTCACCTGGACATGGAATCCATGGCCTGGCTCGATGCCTACGAGAAGACCCTCGCCTCCGGGCCCGGCGCGGGCGGGCGGCCCCTGCTCGACCTCAGTCTCACCGGGCAGCTCAAGCACCTCGCCTCCCCCATGTCCCGGTTCATGGAGCAGCACCTGCCCGACGCCCGCCACGTCGCCGGCGACTACCTGAAGCGGCTGCCCCCGCTTCCCCGTCCCGTACAGCCCCTGGATGTCGCCCACCCGAAGTTCGACGCCCTCGGCCACGCCATCGACTACCGGCTGCGCCTGTCCCTCGGCCGGGACATGGGAGGCGCTGTTGCGGCCGGTGTCGATGCCATGCACCCGCGCTGGGAGCTGCCCGGAGCGCCTGCCCCGAAGGTCCGCAGCGCCCTGCACACCGCCGGAGTCGAACTCCTCGACCTCACCCGGCGCCACCTCGACAGCGAAGGCACCTACCTGGACGAGGACACGCTCTCACGGCTGTGCTTCGTCGCCGCCTCTTATGAGGACATCTACCGCATCGGGCGGGTGCATCGCTTCAGCTTCCTCACCCGGGCCGACGAACACACCACCCTGCGCCGCCTCACCGACGCGGTCGACAGCTACGTGCCCGACGACCTCGCCGTACAGATGCGTCTCGCCCAGGAGCCGTTCGCCGCGCTGCGGGCACTGCCCGAGGCGCAGCGGGTGTGCGGGCCGGTGTTCGCCGGCAGTGGCGACATCGGCGGCGCGGACGCCGACTTCGTCCTCGGCGGACTGCTGATCGACTGCAAGGCCACCACCCGGCCCCGCCAGCTCGGCGTCGCGGAGATCTACCAGCTCGCCGGCTACCTGCTCCTGGACTACGACGACGAGTTCGGCATCGACCGCGTCGGGCTGTACCTGTCCCGCCAAGGCCACCTCATCACCTGGACCGTCCCCGACTTCCTGCTCCGCCTCGGCACCACCACACCCCTGCCCACCCTGCGGCACAGGCTCCGCGACTTCCTGCACACCGAAGCAGCCGCTCTGGCCAGCCCCATCGGCAACCGCGTGCGCTGA